A stretch of Xanthocytophaga agilis DNA encodes these proteins:
- a CDS encoding response regulator, with the protein MMKVSGPDLPSIHTTVLLVDDDPIDRLIGETIFIKTRFANTVITQNSIVSTVNFLSDLTNRDLPQVMFLDLNMPFMDGYDFLAILKNNPSLLNENCILYVLTNSISFIDKERITHFPRVRKLLTKPMTKALIEQILKDMKRLSLSD; encoded by the coding sequence ATGATGAAAGTATCAGGTCCAGATTTGCCTTCTATACATACAACAGTGCTTTTGGTAGATGATGATCCAATTGATAGATTAATTGGGGAAACAATTTTCATTAAAACCAGGTTTGCAAACACTGTCATTACTCAGAATTCCATTGTCTCTACCGTAAATTTTCTTTCTGATCTAACAAATAGAGACCTTCCACAAGTCATGTTCCTGGATCTGAATATGCCTTTTATGGACGGATATGATTTTTTAGCCATTTTGAAAAACAATCCTTCTTTACTGAATGAAAATTGCATTTTGTATGTACTCACTAACTCAATAAGTTTTATTGATAAAGAGCGAATCACTCACTTTCCCAGAGTAAGAAAACTTCTAACAAAACCCATGACAAAAGCATTGATAGAACAGATTCTAAAAGATATGAAAAGACTTTCGCTCTCAGATTAG
- a CDS encoding chemotaxis protein CheW, whose product MSTVPIKRQSYLSFNLGEEKFATNELRVREVLKVTKITIVPDTPPFVRGITNLRGMIMPVIDTRIKCGMVSVPTTQDSCLLVLTITKSNEKQSEFITIGALVDSVIEVFEADQHQIKSLPIINSEYQDKFIQGTFKIGDDFIMYLNIDELFSLDEKENLSHLGLQ is encoded by the coding sequence ATGAGTACAGTGCCAATAAAAAGGCAATCCTATCTTTCTTTTAACTTAGGTGAGGAAAAATTTGCCACTAATGAATTAAGAGTAAGAGAAGTATTGAAAGTAACCAAAATTACTATTGTTCCTGACACTCCTCCCTTTGTCAGAGGCATAACCAATCTGAGAGGAATGATTATGCCAGTAATTGATACCCGCATAAAATGTGGAATGGTTTCAGTACCAACTACACAGGATAGTTGCCTACTAGTACTGACAATTACAAAAAGCAATGAAAAGCAAAGTGAGTTTATTACCATCGGCGCATTGGTGGACTCAGTTATAGAAGTGTTTGAAGCAGATCAGCATCAGATTAAATCTTTGCCAATTATTAACTCTGAATACCAAGACAAGTTCATTCAGGGCACTTTCAAAATTGGAGATGACTTTATTATGTATCTGAATATAGACGAGCTTTTCTCCTTGGATGAAAAGGAGAACCTTTCCCATTTAGGATTACAATAA